One window of the Gavia stellata isolate bGavSte3 chromosome 9, bGavSte3.hap2, whole genome shotgun sequence genome contains the following:
- the NKX6-2 gene encoding homeobox protein Nkx-6.2: MLAVGQMDANRQSAFVLSSTPLAALHNMAEMKTSLFPYTLQNPSGFKAPALGGLNTQLPLGTPHGISDILGRPVGAASNLLGGLPRINGLAASAGMYFNPAAVSRYPKPLAELPGRPPIFWPGVVQGSPWRDPRLACPAQTGMVLDKDGKKKHSRPTFSGQQIFALEKTFEQTKYLAGPERARLAYSLGMTESQVKVWFQNRRTKWRKRHAAEMASAKKKHDSETEKLKESSDNEDDDEYNKPLDPNSDDEKITRLLKKHKSTNLSLVSPCSTSSDTL; the protein is encoded by the exons ATGTTAGCGGTGGGGCAGATGGATGCTAATCGCCAGAGCGCGTTCGTCCTCAGCAGCACGCCGCTGGCCGCGCTGCACAACATGGCCGAGATGAAGACCTCCCTCTTCCCCTACACCCTGCAGAACCCCTCCGGCTTCAAGGCGCCGGCCCTGGGCGGACTCAACACGCAGCTCCCCTTGGGGACGCCGCACGGAATAAGCGACATCCTGGGGCGGCCCGTGGGTGCCGCCAGCAATCTCCTGGGCGGGCTGCCCCGCATCAACGGACTGGCGGCCTCGGCGGGGATGTACTTCAACCCCGCCGCCGTCTCCCGCTACCCGAAGCCGCTAGCGGAGCTGCCGGGGCGGCCGCCCATTTTCTGGCCGGGAGTGGTGCAGGGCTCTCCCTGGAGAGACCCCCGGCTCGCCTGTCCCG CTCAGACGGGGATGGTTTTGGACAAGGACGGCAAGAAGAAACACTCGCGACCGACTTTCTCTGGGCAGCAGATTTTTGCTTTGGAGAAAACCTTCGAACAGACGAAATACTTGGCAGGACCGGAGAGAGCCCGCCTCGCCTACTCCCTAGGGATGACCGAGAGCCAAGTGAAG GTCTGGTTCCAGAACAGACGGACCAAGTGGCGGAAGCGGCACGCGGCGGAGATGGCCTCGGCGAAGAAGAAGCACGACTCGGAGACGGAGAAGCTGAAGGAGAGCTCGGACAATGAGGACGACGACGAGTACAACAAGCCCCTGGACCCCAACTCAGACGACGAAAAGATCACCAGGCTTTTGAAAAAGCACAAATCCACGAACCTCTCCCTCGTCAGCCCCTGCAGCACCAGCTCGGACACCTTGTGA